TCAGTAAGGAGTCTTTCATTTGTATTAGCACTCGGTTTGTCCATTCCATATTCATTTTACCTCGATATCTTCATATATTTACTCCTAGATTCCCCACAATTTGCTATTTTACTAAAACAAAAGAAGCGTCTTCTTACTAGTTTTCTCGGTTTTTAATTGGATAAAGCAGAATACAAACGAGCAGATAGAGATTGATTAAGCCAAATAGCGGGTAAAGTATTGCTACGAGGACGGAAAAGCCCACTGCGGTGAAGGGAACCATTAATAAAATGAACAATAAACACATGAGCCAAAGCGGTATTGGAATCACATTTCGAAATCTCGTCACTAACCCGAGCAACCCGGAGGCCGCCGTGGTATAAATTGCCACCCAAAGCAGGATGGTCATGAAGAATAGCATATAAAACGGGTAACTCTGAATGATGGCAAAGAGTGGGATTTCGAAAAGGCCAAGCTTACTCTGTACCAAAATAAGCGTTTGGTTATAAAAAAGAGAGATGACTCCCAAAATAACCCCGCTCCCTACACTTGCAATGATAATTTCTCCTTTGCCTTTTACTTCTTTTCCTATTGCAGATAAAACGGCTACAAGTGGAAGGATATTCAATGCTGTAAAAGTAAATCCAGCAGGCCAGTTACTTTGTTCAAGCACGGAGGTGGGAACGGCATCCGGGCTGTTGAGCACTGCATCTATCAGCACATAGGCTAAGGTCAACACAATGATTGGGATAATCACGACGT
This window of the Sutcliffiella horikoshii genome carries:
- a CDS encoding YkvI family membrane protein translates to MWKSGFRWMFLILGTVIGAGYASGRELWQFFGSESGLAILLFTLFFIISCYVILQISSKEQSEHFSPVLRKLVGVRASYLYNIVMVVYLFTTTVVMLAGGGAALQVFSIPYWGGIAIICILLILLFVYDVKGMVTVNVVIIPIIVLTLAYVLIDAVLNSPDAVPTSVLEQSNWPAGFTFTALNILPLVAVLSAIGKEVKGKGEIIIASVGSGVILGVISLFYNQTLILVQSKLGLFEIPLFAIIQSYPFYMLFFMTILLWVAIYTTAASGLLGLVTRFRNVIPIPLWLMCLLFILLMVPFTAVGFSVLVAILYPLFGLINLYLLVCILLYPIKNREN